One genomic region from Pirellulales bacterium encodes:
- the trpS gene encoding tryptophan--tRNA ligase has translation MHVLSGIQPTGRFHWGNYFGAIRQYIDLQHETAAYYFIANLHALTTVRDAEQLRSLTLDAAIDLLALGLEPERAVLFVQSDVPEVSELCWLLMTGAPLGLLERCHAYKDKKARGLPADAGLFTYPVLMAADILAYDSDTVPVGEDQVQHIEVCRDLAGAFNHHFGEVFVMPKAKLLDASKKVPGTDGEKMSKSYNNTLELFEDPVVQRKKIMRITTDSRPMEAPKAPEGDHLFQLYSLVASDGEREAMAELYRRGGFGYGQVKKALADAAERYFAPARAERAALAADPARIRAILADGAARARHKASEVLNRAKKACGVA, from the coding sequence ATGCACGTTCTCTCCGGCATACAACCGACCGGCCGATTCCACTGGGGCAACTATTTCGGCGCCATCCGGCAATACATCGATTTGCAGCATGAGACGGCCGCCTATTACTTCATCGCGAATTTGCATGCCTTGACCACGGTCCGCGATGCCGAGCAGCTTCGCAGTCTGACGCTCGATGCGGCGATCGATCTGCTGGCCTTGGGCCTTGAGCCGGAGCGGGCGGTGCTGTTCGTGCAATCCGATGTGCCGGAGGTGAGCGAATTGTGCTGGCTGCTGATGACCGGGGCGCCGCTGGGTTTGCTCGAGCGTTGCCACGCCTACAAAGACAAGAAGGCCCGTGGCTTGCCGGCCGACGCGGGATTGTTTACGTACCCCGTGCTGATGGCGGCCGATATTTTGGCCTACGATTCCGACACGGTGCCGGTCGGCGAAGACCAAGTGCAACATATCGAGGTTTGCCGCGATCTGGCGGGGGCCTTCAACCATCATTTCGGCGAAGTGTTCGTCATGCCGAAAGCGAAGCTGCTTGATGCCTCGAAGAAAGTGCCCGGCACGGATGGCGAAAAGATGTCCAAAAGCTACAACAACACGCTCGAACTTTTCGAAGACCCCGTGGTCCAGCGCAAGAAGATCATGCGGATCACCACCGATTCGCGGCCGATGGAGGCGCCGAAAGCGCCGGAAGGCGATCACTTGTTTCAGCTCTATTCGCTCGTGGCCAGCGACGGCGAGCGCGAGGCGATGGCCGAGTTGTATCGCCGCGGCGGGTTTGGCTACGGCCAGGTGAAGAAAGCGTTGGCCGACGCGGCCGAGCGCTATTTCGCCCCCGCGCGCGCGGAGCGAGCCGCGTTAGCCGCCGATCCGGCAAGAATTCGCGCGATCCTAGCCGACGGCGCCGCGCGCGCCCGCCACAAAGCCAGCGAAGTGCTGAACCGCGCCAAAAAGGCCTGCGGAGTAGCATAA
- the acpS gene encoding holo-ACP synthase, whose translation MNILGIGTDIVECLRIAQMIERHGELFITRVYTPREIEYCKHRKAATQHFAGRWAAKEAVLKAIGTGWRRGISWRDVEIRNITGGRPIVALRGGVRDVIEEIGIGQVLISISHCRSHATAYAIAIDRADDDHQDEDEP comes from the coding sequence ATGAACATCCTCGGCATCGGCACCGACATCGTGGAATGCTTGCGAATCGCTCAGATGATCGAGCGACATGGTGAATTGTTCATCACGCGGGTCTATACGCCTCGCGAGATCGAATATTGCAAGCATCGCAAGGCCGCCACGCAGCACTTCGCCGGCCGTTGGGCCGCCAAGGAAGCGGTGCTCAAAGCGATCGGCACCGGCTGGCGACGGGGCATTAGCTGGCGCGACGTCGAAATCCGCAATATCACCGGCGGCCGGCCGATCGTTGCCCTGCGCGGCGGCGTGCGCGATGTGATCGAAGAAATCGGCATCGGGCAGGTGCTGATCAGCATCTCTCACTGCCGCAGCCACGCAACGGCGTACGCGATCGCCATAGATCGAGCCGACGACGACCACCAAGACGAGGATGAGCCGTGA
- a CDS encoding ATP-binding protein: protein MPADIGPRIAAQPIIEQPMRVLLVDEQPQDVDRWLAMLEERFGGRARTHVAHTAAEALEILARHPADVVLTEYRLPDADGLGLIASIAARHPEVATILITAHGNEAVAANALKFGARDYLVSAEIDAAALERSILQATNKAALARQQSQRLEQLEQSRHEMDQIVRSLSHDMSAMFMLLDHSFQRLKDAADPIATKIGAADQPPPLRPAGALANAGRQSEAHAEAASPSNVGPLTQQFAHVEACLRESKRFLDDLTTVARTGTVHMEPARVELASVVEEVLFEQREMLAERKVHVDVAADLPAVWCNPLRAKQVLTNMVRNAARHGCDAHEPRITIARRAQSEPAETAFEWITVYDNGPGIPAESREEIFKPGRRLADAHPDGSGMGLSIVRKIVQYYGGQVSVDANCGSGTTFVLSLPKVIGA, encoded by the coding sequence TTGCCGGCCGACATTGGACCGCGAATCGCGGCGCAGCCGATCATCGAGCAGCCGATGCGCGTGCTGTTGGTCGATGAACAGCCGCAGGATGTCGATCGCTGGCTGGCGATGCTCGAAGAGCGGTTCGGCGGGCGGGCGAGAACGCACGTGGCCCATACTGCCGCCGAGGCACTCGAAATCCTCGCCCGCCACCCGGCCGATGTTGTGCTCACCGAATACCGTCTGCCCGACGCAGACGGGCTGGGATTGATCGCCTCGATTGCGGCCCGGCATCCAGAGGTTGCGACGATCCTGATCACCGCGCATGGCAACGAGGCGGTCGCGGCAAACGCCCTGAAATTCGGTGCCCGCGATTACCTCGTGAGTGCCGAAATCGACGCGGCCGCGCTCGAACGCAGCATCCTGCAAGCGACGAACAAAGCGGCGCTGGCTCGGCAACAATCGCAACGGCTCGAACAGCTCGAGCAATCGCGCCACGAAATGGATCAGATCGTGCGCTCGCTGTCGCATGACATGTCGGCGATGTTCATGCTGCTCGACCATTCGTTCCAGCGGCTGAAAGACGCGGCCGATCCAATCGCGACGAAGATCGGTGCGGCAGATCAGCCACCGCCGCTGCGGCCGGCCGGCGCCCTGGCGAATGCCGGGCGCCAATCGGAGGCGCACGCCGAGGCGGCGAGCCCCTCGAACGTCGGCCCACTGACACAGCAATTCGCCCATGTCGAAGCATGCCTGCGAGAATCCAAACGCTTTCTCGACGATCTGACCACGGTCGCCCGCACCGGAACGGTTCATATGGAGCCGGCTCGGGTCGAGCTAGCGAGCGTGGTCGAAGAGGTGTTGTTCGAGCAGCGCGAAATGCTTGCCGAGCGGAAGGTGCATGTCGATGTCGCGGCCGACCTGCCCGCGGTGTGGTGCAATCCGCTCAGGGCAAAGCAGGTGCTGACAAACATGGTGCGCAATGCGGCCCGCCATGGCTGCGATGCCCACGAGCCGCGAATCACGATCGCCCGCCGGGCGCAATCCGAACCGGCCGAAACCGCGTTCGAGTGGATCACGGTGTACGACAATGGCCCGGGCATCCCGGCCGAATCGCGGGAAGAGATTTTCAAGCCGGGCCGACGCCTTGCGGATGCCCATCCCGACGGCTCGGGCATGGGTCTCTCGATCGTTCGCAAAATCGTGCAATACTACGGCGGGCAGGTGTCTGTCGATGCGAACTGCGGCAGCGGAACGACGTTCGTGTTGTCGCTGCCGAAAGTGATTGGCGCGTGA